Proteins co-encoded in one Chitinophagales bacterium genomic window:
- a CDS encoding FKBP-type peptidyl-prolyl cis-trans isomerase — translation MYKQIIIFFSVLCMGFIAACDSDIPNATVSSENQIQAYLSANGLTTVATKTASGLYYIIEEEGVGPHPVSTSIVTVHYRGTLADGTVFDSSYARGKPSSFGLNSVISGWREGMLLFKRGTTGKLIVPFELAYGSTGNGDIPPNTIIIFDIELFDFN, via the coding sequence ATGTATAAGCAAATTATTATTTTCTTCTCCGTTCTATGCATGGGTTTCATTGCAGCTTGTGATAGCGATATACCCAATGCTACTGTCAGCAGTGAAAACCAAATTCAAGCCTATTTGAGCGCCAATGGCTTGACAACTGTTGCTACAAAAACCGCTTCTGGATTGTACTACATTATCGAAGAAGAAGGCGTTGGACCACATCCAGTTAGCACTTCAATCGTTACAGTTCACTATCGAGGTACTTTGGCTGATGGAACCGTCTTTGATTCGTCTTATGCACGGGGAAAACCATCTTCTTTTGGGCTTAATTCGGTTATTTCAGGATGGAGAGAAGGTATGTTGTTGTTCAAAAGAGGAACTACGGGCAAACTAATTGTTCCTTTTGAATTGGCTTATGGCTCAACGGGTAATGGTGACATTCCTCCCAATACTATCATCATTTTTGACATAGAATTGTTTGATTTTAATTAG
- a CDS encoding glycosyltransferase family 39 protein — protein MVFYSSEVNFALIAAALPALASLYVFFFKKNHKLALFLLGLSGLMLRFAIASFDPYLQEWDERYHALVAKNLMDFPFRPMLRIDPILEYQKDAWCCNHIWVHKQPLFMWQMAVSMKIFGVNEIAMRLPSVIMGTLSIFMIFEIAKFWTKDGTVAYLSSFLFTFSYYQLELTSGRFSLDQNDAAFAFYVTASIWAFVKYLKTNYSIKWVVIVGMLVGGAVLNKWLTGLLIFGGWGLYILLSEGWIKDYRKWLHLLLAFFVSLVVFMPWQIYILHAFPEESAIMYEHNRRHIFEPLDGHIGDIWFHFNQMKVTYGRFLLIFIPLGIIQLFRDKKVSKSLTISFVSMGIIIYLFFSAIVQTKMPAFTFPVHSLIWTMIAFGIYSVSELVFNKLAIYQKYFLYVFLYVCMGIYTLKPWEIAKYRDVHNEMRNTKIYNTAIYKNLSKEKIEGRVILNCKAFEDTDVMFYQDVNAYHWYPEQHTLDSLLEIGYQFAAFQNHTNQGLPEYISNNKDILIIREQIK, from the coding sequence ATGGTATTTTATTCCAGCGAAGTTAATTTTGCTCTTATTGCTGCGGCACTTCCTGCTCTGGCAAGCTTATATGTTTTCTTTTTTAAGAAAAACCACAAGCTCGCCCTATTTCTGTTGGGTTTATCAGGTCTGATGCTAAGATTTGCCATTGCATCCTTTGATCCCTACCTTCAAGAATGGGATGAAAGATATCATGCTTTAGTAGCCAAAAACTTAATGGACTTTCCCTTTCGCCCTATGTTGCGAATAGACCCGATTTTGGAATACCAAAAAGATGCTTGGTGTTGCAACCATATATGGGTACACAAGCAGCCCTTGTTTATGTGGCAAATGGCAGTTTCCATGAAAATATTTGGCGTTAACGAAATTGCCATGAGACTGCCATCTGTTATAATGGGCACACTTTCCATTTTTATGATTTTTGAAATCGCAAAGTTTTGGACTAAAGACGGTACAGTTGCTTATCTGTCCAGCTTTCTATTCACCTTTTCTTATTATCAACTCGAACTCACCTCTGGCAGGTTTAGTTTGGATCAAAACGATGCCGCATTTGCTTTTTATGTTACTGCAAGTATATGGGCATTTGTGAAATATTTGAAAACCAATTATTCTATCAAATGGGTGGTGATAGTAGGTATGCTGGTTGGAGGAGCAGTTCTCAACAAATGGCTAACAGGCTTGTTGATATTTGGAGGATGGGGCTTGTATATTCTTCTGTCAGAAGGATGGATAAAAGATTACCGCAAATGGCTTCACCTATTGCTCGCCTTTTTTGTCAGTTTGGTGGTGTTTATGCCGTGGCAAATATACATCTTACACGCTTTTCCCGAAGAAAGTGCTATCATGTATGAACACAATAGGCGGCATATTTTTGAACCCTTGGATGGGCATATCGGCGATATTTGGTTTCACTTCAATCAAATGAAAGTAACGTATGGAAGATTTCTGCTCATTTTCATTCCATTGGGAATCATTCAACTCTTTCGAGATAAAAAAGTGTCAAAATCTTTAACAATCTCATTTGTCTCAATGGGCATTATCATTTATTTGTTTTTTTCTGCTATCGTACAAACAAAAATGCCCGCCTTCACTTTCCCCGTTCATAGTTTGATTTGGACAATGATTGCCTTTGGAATTTATTCGGTGTCTGAGTTAGTTTTCAATAAATTGGCTATTTACCAAAAATATTTTCTGTATGTATTTCTTTATGTATGTATGGGTATCTATACCTTGAAGCCTTGGGAAATAGCAAAATATAGAGATGTTCATAATGAAATGAGAAATACGAAAATCTACAATACTGCAATCTATAAGAATCTTTCTAAAGAAAAAATCGAAGGAAGGGTGATTTTGAATTGTAAAGCATTTGAAGACACTGACGTGATGTTTTATCAGGATGTAAACGCCTATCATTGGTATCCCGAACAGCATACATTGGATAGTTTATTGGAGATAGGCTATCAATTTGCCGCTTTTCAAAACCATACCAATCAAGGACTTCCCGAATACATTTCCAATAATAAAGATATTTTGATTATCAGGGAACAAATTAAATAA
- the apaG gene encoding Co2+/Mg2+ efflux protein ApaG — protein MQTAITQGIKVSVEVFYHAQQSQPAAAQHVFAYRITIENQSKLTVQLLRRHWYIFDTGQMTTREVEGEGVVGQQPILEPNERHQYVSGCHLHSEMGWMRGTFLMQRFSDEKNFEVEIPTFKMIVPAKMN, from the coding sequence ATGCAAACAGCTATTACACAGGGGATAAAGGTAAGTGTGGAGGTGTTTTATCATGCCCAACAATCACAACCTGCTGCTGCCCAACATGTATTTGCGTATCGGATTACGATTGAGAATCAAAGTAAACTTACTGTACAATTGTTGAGAAGGCACTGGTATATTTTTGATACGGGACAGATGACTACACGTGAAGTAGAGGGGGAAGGAGTCGTTGGACAGCAGCCTATCTTAGAACCCAACGAACGCCATCAATATGTGTCAGGATGCCATCTTCATTCTGAAATGGGTTGGATGAGGGGTACTTTTCTCATGCAGCGGTTTAGCGACGAAAAAAACTTTGAAGTAGAGATTCCTACTTTCAAAATGATTGTTCCTGCCAAAATGAATTGA
- a CDS encoding TlpA disulfide reductase family protein: MQYRKYQVQESNANSNHKKINISRLKFISSYSALSLLLLAALFFVSCNNNSEDGQIITKDNAPTNLLEGRWRGSIGLGSEELNFNFDITEQQDGKLKMTILNADERIDVEDITFTEDSVFIKLPVFDSELKGKWHPMRIMGEWHDYARGDDYQLPFYARYNDSTRFDTKTVNDPDVNIEGRWQGMFIAKDRSGKDDAIGEFKQNGPIISGTFMTPTGDYRYLEGLANGKEISLSAFDGAHAFLFKAEMGEGGDLVGTFWSGTHYEADMYFYRSDTATLADPNKMTLLKKGYDKLAFSFPNLKGKKVTLDDPKYKGKVVLVQIMGTWCPNCMDETVFYSDVYKTYKDQGLEVIALAYEKANNLQSAKPQLERYQERFDIQYDMLYAGKATKEGASESLPMLDEVKSFPTTIFIDRNGEVRRIHTGFTGPATSEYDNFVEDFKGFLEGLLQEAT, translated from the coding sequence ATGCAATACAGAAAATATCAAGTTCAAGAATCAAATGCCAATTCAAATCACAAAAAAATAAATATCAGCCGTTTAAAATTCATTTCTTCTTACTCGGCATTGAGTTTGCTTTTATTGGCAGCATTATTCTTTGTTTCCTGCAATAATAACAGCGAAGATGGGCAAATTATTACCAAAGACAATGCACCCACCAATTTATTGGAAGGACGTTGGAGAGGCTCAATCGGGTTGGGTTCAGAAGAGTTGAACTTCAATTTTGATATCACCGAACAGCAAGATGGTAAACTGAAAATGACCATCCTCAACGCCGATGAACGCATTGATGTAGAAGATATTACCTTCACCGAAGATTCTGTTTTTATCAAACTACCTGTCTTTGACTCTGAACTGAAAGGCAAATGGCATCCCATGCGGATCATGGGCGAATGGCACGACTATGCAAGAGGCGATGATTACCAACTCCCTTTTTATGCCCGCTACAATGACAGTACTCGATTTGATACGAAAACGGTCAATGATCCTGATGTCAACATTGAAGGACGTTGGCAGGGAATGTTCATCGCCAAAGACCGTTCTGGAAAAGACGATGCGATTGGCGAATTCAAGCAAAATGGCCCAATCATATCAGGTACTTTTATGACTCCTACAGGTGACTACCGCTACCTCGAAGGCTTGGCGAATGGCAAAGAGATAAGCCTGTCGGCTTTTGATGGCGCCCACGCTTTTTTGTTCAAAGCAGAAATGGGTGAAGGGGGCGATTTGGTCGGAACGTTTTGGTCAGGAACTCACTATGAGGCGGATATGTATTTTTACCGCAGCGATACCGCAACACTCGCAGACCCCAACAAAATGACCCTACTCAAAAAAGGCTATGATAAGTTGGCCTTCAGTTTTCCCAATTTGAAGGGCAAAAAGGTAACACTTGATGACCCCAAATACAAAGGTAAAGTGGTGTTGGTTCAAATCATGGGTACTTGGTGTCCGAACTGTATGGACGAAACGGTTTTTTATAGCGATGTCTATAAAACCTATAAAGACCAGGGCTTAGAGGTCATCGCACTCGCCTACGAAAAAGCCAACAACCTGCAAAGTGCCAAACCTCAATTGGAGCGATACCAAGAACGATTTGACATTCAGTATGATATGCTCTATGCGGGCAAAGCGACCAAAGAAGGTGCTTCCGAGAGTTTGCCGATGCTGGATGAGGTGAAATCTTTTCCGACCACCATTTTTATTGACCGAAACGGAGAGGTTCGGCGGATTCATACAGGATTCACAGGCCCTGCAACGAGTGAATATGACAATTTTGTGGAGGATTTTAAGGGATTTTTGGAGGGATTGCTGCAAGAGGCGACCTAA
- a CDS encoding tetratricopeptide repeat protein, whose protein sequence is MFENKLQKFTATKLFNESDFFLKFTAMQTLFQQAQQAMQQGQFAVAVQRFHQILQQQPTNANALHLLGICHSQQGQHQEAIQYISQAIQQQLHPMFYHNLGRVHLQLQQYEQAIGCFRMTTTLAPASAEAWFMYANALKKIGRIKEAEQKYKKAIKADPNHVTSWYNWGNLLLEIGQYTAAKEKYETCISIDPRYVPAYNNLGSVWEQLQESEHAAKYFRRALKRDSNYVESRRNLASNLEKRGYFNEAQQQLQILAEQQPNNDWLQWQINGMQPMIYQSDAEISHYRQKLLNQLQIALKNPPVFQPDIWQEHSPQPPFICNYQGRFEKPLKEKYGEFWENYFQKIRQQLQATTIPSKTGDGRPHIGFVVTNGHEGVFLKCMRGIIDHINTRKFKVSIVCSYPSGQPILTQKIKRKDIEYLSLPRKITEAVSVLQQANFDLLHYWEVGTDFTNYFLPYFGLAKVQSMTWGTPATSGIPQIDYYVSCKLLETPESQNHYTEKLVELERLPTYYYAPDLPAKPKTRVDFQLLEDVPLYACVQNLRKVHPDMDTLFKEILKRDKKGILLFIYDKEPQVTELLRQRLQRNIAEAKDRIVFLERMSEADYLSLLQLTTVLLDSLHYTGGANTSYDAFAVGTPYVTLPTEYHRGRYGLAAYQQIGVLDAVAKDEADYVRLAVEIANNVDFRKTLRGKILSNKHKVFEDIQAVRELEAFFDNALRTHP, encoded by the coding sequence ATGTTTGAGAATAAACTTCAAAAGTTTACTGCAACCAAACTCTTCAACGAATCCGATTTTTTCCTTAAATTTACCGCCATGCAAACACTCTTTCAACAGGCACAACAGGCGATGCAGCAAGGACAATTTGCAGTAGCTGTTCAGCGATTCCACCAAATTCTGCAACAGCAACCTACCAATGCCAATGCTCTTCATTTATTGGGCATCTGCCACAGTCAGCAAGGGCAACACCAAGAAGCCATTCAATACATTTCGCAAGCCATTCAGCAGCAATTACATCCCATGTTTTACCACAACCTCGGAAGAGTACATCTCCAATTGCAGCAATACGAACAGGCCATCGGTTGCTTTAGAATGACCACCACCTTAGCCCCCGCTTCAGCCGAAGCATGGTTTATGTATGCCAACGCATTGAAGAAAATCGGACGCATCAAGGAAGCAGAACAGAAATACAAAAAGGCAATCAAAGCCGATCCAAATCATGTCACATCATGGTACAACTGGGGCAATCTCCTCTTGGAAATAGGTCAATATACTGCTGCCAAGGAAAAATATGAAACGTGTATCTCCATTGATCCTCGTTATGTCCCTGCCTACAATAATTTGGGGAGTGTTTGGGAACAATTGCAGGAAAGCGAACATGCGGCCAAATATTTTAGAAGGGCCTTAAAAAGAGATTCCAATTATGTAGAATCAAGGCGAAACTTGGCTTCCAATCTCGAAAAAAGAGGCTACTTCAATGAAGCCCAACAACAACTGCAAATTTTAGCAGAACAACAACCCAACAACGATTGGCTGCAATGGCAAATCAATGGGATGCAGCCCATGATTTACCAAAGTGATGCAGAAATCAGTCATTACCGTCAAAAATTATTAAACCAACTTCAAATAGCTCTTAAAAATCCACCTGTATTTCAGCCCGATATATGGCAAGAACACAGCCCTCAGCCCCCTTTTATCTGCAATTACCAAGGGCGATTCGAGAAACCTTTGAAGGAAAAATACGGAGAGTTTTGGGAGAATTATTTCCAAAAAATCCGTCAACAATTGCAGGCCACAACCATTCCTTCAAAAACGGGAGATGGTCGCCCACATATTGGGTTTGTCGTCACCAATGGACACGAAGGAGTCTTTTTGAAGTGTATGCGAGGAATCATAGACCACATCAACACCCGAAAATTTAAGGTCAGTATCGTATGTAGCTACCCCTCAGGTCAGCCGATTTTGACCCAAAAAATCAAACGCAAAGACATCGAATACCTTTCTCTTCCCAGAAAAATTACTGAGGCGGTTTCAGTACTTCAACAGGCCAATTTTGACCTTTTGCATTATTGGGAAGTCGGCACCGATTTTACCAACTATTTTCTACCCTATTTTGGCTTGGCAAAAGTACAGTCCATGACTTGGGGAACACCTGCTACTAGCGGCATTCCACAGATAGATTACTATGTATCCTGCAAACTCTTGGAAACACCCGAAAGTCAAAACCACTATACCGAAAAATTAGTAGAATTGGAGCGTTTACCCACCTACTACTATGCGCCCGATTTACCCGCAAAGCCGAAAACAAGAGTTGATTTTCAACTACTCGAAGATGTGCCTTTGTATGCCTGTGTGCAGAACCTCCGCAAAGTTCACCCTGATATGGATACACTTTTCAAGGAAATATTGAAGCGAGACAAAAAGGGTATCTTGTTATTCATTTACGACAAAGAACCACAAGTCACCGAACTACTTCGCCAAAGATTGCAGCGAAATATTGCAGAAGCGAAAGACCGTATTGTATTTTTGGAGCGAATGTCAGAAGCCGATTATTTGAGTTTACTGCAATTGACCACTGTTTTGTTGGATAGTTTGCATTACACAGGTGGGGCAAATACGTCTTATGATGCTTTTGCAGTCGGCACGCCTTATGTAACTTTACCCACAGAATATCATCGTGGTCGTTATGGTTTGGCTGCTTATCAACAAATTGGCGTATTGGATGCAGTGGCAAAAGATGAAGCGGACTATGTTCGATTGGCGGTGGAGATTGCGAATAATGTTGATTTTCGAAAAACTCTTAGGGGTAAAATTTTATCCAATAAACACAAAGTGTTTGAAGATATACAAGCAGTGCGAGAGTTGGAGGCGTTTTTTGACAATGCATTGAGAACCCATCCCTAA
- a CDS encoding TIGR03032 family protein: MQQPPHPFSCIYSPNVAELLLQLDCSLAITTYQAGKLIFISPNGPNELVQLPRDFKKAMGLAIDGRRIAIATKNEVVVLADAPGLAPNYPPKPKTYDALYVPRAVYYTGEVDVHDMHWGAEGLYAVNTRFSCISVIDNEYSFTPKWKPSFITDFVPTDRCHLNGMAMQNDRPKYVSALGTTDTAKGWRSNILKGGVIMDVESSEIVAPNLPMPHSPRLYNGELYVLLSATGQIAHVDVNTGKYEVITQLQGFVRGMAKWGDYLFVGMSKLRQNASTFRDLPIAQKALYSGVEIIHLPTGAPVGYIRYQSSVEELYDIQVLHGKLRPGVLNHTTNVHRLALNTPSHDFWSQQTPELGHG; this comes from the coding sequence ATGCAACAACCTCCTCATCCTTTTAGCTGTATTTATTCTCCAAATGTAGCCGAACTGCTACTGCAATTGGATTGTTCATTGGCAATTACGACCTATCAAGCAGGTAAACTCATTTTTATCAGCCCCAATGGGCCCAATGAATTGGTACAATTGCCGAGGGATTTCAAGAAAGCAATGGGTCTGGCAATAGACGGCAGACGCATTGCAATAGCGACCAAAAACGAAGTCGTGGTATTGGCAGATGCGCCAGGACTTGCCCCGAATTATCCTCCAAAACCCAAGACCTACGATGCTTTGTATGTGCCGAGAGCAGTGTATTACACAGGCGAAGTAGATGTGCATGATATGCACTGGGGTGCAGAAGGCTTGTATGCGGTGAATACCCGCTTTTCGTGTATTTCGGTCATTGACAATGAGTACAGTTTCACCCCCAAATGGAAACCTTCTTTCATCACCGATTTTGTGCCGACCGATAGGTGTCACCTCAATGGAATGGCGATGCAAAACGACCGCCCAAAATATGTAAGTGCATTGGGAACAACAGATACAGCCAAAGGTTGGCGATCCAACATCTTGAAAGGTGGGGTGATTATGGATGTGGAAAGTAGCGAAATTGTCGCACCCAATTTACCCATGCCTCATTCGCCTAGATTGTACAATGGCGAGCTATATGTGCTGTTGTCTGCAACTGGTCAAATAGCACACGTTGATGTGAACACTGGCAAGTATGAGGTGATTACCCAATTGCAGGGATTTGTCCGAGGAATGGCAAAATGGGGAGATTATTTATTCGTAGGAATGTCCAAACTTCGCCAAAATGCTTCAACTTTCCGAGATTTGCCAATTGCCCAAAAAGCACTGTATAGTGGCGTGGAAATCATTCATTTGCCAACAGGTGCTCCCGTAGGATATATTCGCTATCAATCGAGTGTGGAGGAATTGTATGACATTCAAGTATTACATGGTAAACTGCGTCCTGGAGTCTTGAACCATACCACCAATGTACATCGCTTGGCATTGAATACGCCGAGTCATGATTTTTGGTCACAGCAAACGCCAGAATTGGGACATGGATAA
- a CDS encoding TIGR03032 family protein, with translation MEQTSSFSCTYTPNVAELLIQLNGSLAMTSHQAGKLIFISPDKDAKLIQASLDLERPMGLVIDGKRMTITTKHDVGVWTDAPGLTTNYPSQPNTYDALYMPRATYHTGAMDLHDMHWGAEGLYAVNTRFSCISLIDNQYSFTPIWKPSFVTGYSPTDRCHLNGMAMQNDRPKYTTALGTTNEGKGWRPNLLKGGVIIDVESSEMVATNLPVPHSPRLYDGELYALLSATGQVVHIDVNTGKHEVIVQLPGFLRGMTKWGEYLFVGLSKLRKNASTFRDLPVAQNPLHCGVEIIHLPTGVSVGNIRFPSVVEELYDVQALEGKLRPHILSQTSPERYLALNTPNYDVWMPPKTEGEKGE, from the coding sequence ATGGAACAAACTTCTTCTTTTAGTTGCACCTATACTCCAAATGTAGCCGAATTGCTCATTCAACTGAATGGTTCTTTGGCAATGACTAGCCATCAAGCAGGAAAACTGATCTTTATTAGTCCTGACAAAGATGCTAAATTAATTCAAGCTTCCTTGGATCTCGAAAGACCGATGGGTTTGGTCATTGATGGCAAACGCATGACCATCACAACCAAACACGATGTTGGTGTATGGACGGATGCCCCAGGTTTGACCACCAATTATCCCTCCCAACCCAATACCTATGATGCATTGTATATGCCGAGAGCAACCTATCATACAGGGGCGATGGATCTTCACGATATGCACTGGGGAGCAGAAGGGTTGTATGCGGTGAATACTCGATTTTCATGTATTTCTTTGATTGACAATCAATACAGTTTTACACCAATTTGGAAACCTTCTTTTGTGACGGGGTATTCACCGACCGACCGATGCCACCTAAACGGTATGGCGATGCAAAACGATCGTCCAAAATATACCACAGCTCTGGGAACAACCAACGAAGGGAAAGGTTGGAGACCCAATTTATTGAAGGGAGGAGTGATTATAGATGTGGAAAGTAGTGAAATGGTGGCAACTAATTTACCTGTGCCTCATTCGCCCAGATTGTACGATGGCGAACTGTATGCGTTGTTGTCTGCAACAGGGCAAGTCGTTCATATTGATGTGAATACAGGCAAACATGAGGTAATTGTCCAGTTGCCAGGGTTTTTGAGGGGGATGACCAAATGGGGTGAATATTTGTTTGTAGGTCTATCCAAACTTCGCAAAAATGCTTCTACTTTTCGAGACTTGCCTGTTGCCCAAAACCCACTGCATTGTGGTGTAGAAATCATTCATTTGCCAACAGGTGTTTCGGTAGGGAATATTCGTTTTCCATCCGTTGTTGAGGAATTGTATGATGTTCAGGCATTGGAGGGAAAACTACGCCCTCATATTTTGAGCCAAACGTCACCCGAACGTTATTTGGCATTGAATACACCCAACTATGATGTTTGGATGCCTCCAAAAACAGAAGGGGAGAAAGGGGAGTAA
- a CDS encoding DUF4846 domain-containing protein → MFRKILLLVGIGLLGCQNNQNQALSPTIPSTKPSTKKEVFNSTAKVEKKAPATPAIKTKETQADTTDGKNLVATTTATPATSMPQKYQFPWLQNYETINMLANRIATPPDYERLPAPNHSFAEWLRNIPLKEGNPPVYLFNGQKKGNQQAQFAVINMDVGKEDLQQCADAVMRLRAEYLLATNQLEKIHFNFTNGDKCDYPAWKKGVRPVINGNKVSWLQKAQPDASYANFKKYMTKVFQFAGTHSLSKEMKPVRQLADIEAGDVFIYGGFPGHAVMVMDVAVHRETGEKVFLLAQSYMPAQEMHILKNPNVGENTPWYPADFEGKLFTPEWTFEQEQLKRF, encoded by the coding sequence ATGTTTAGAAAAATATTATTGTTAGTAGGTATTGGCTTATTGGGTTGCCAAAATAATCAAAACCAAGCACTTTCTCCAACGATTCCTTCTACAAAACCCAGTACAAAAAAAGAAGTTTTTAATTCGACTGCAAAGGTTGAAAAAAAAGCTCCTGCTACACCTGCAATTAAGACAAAGGAAACGCAAGCTGATACAACTGATGGAAAAAATCTTGTAGCAACTACAACAGCAACGCCTGCTACTTCAATGCCCCAAAAATACCAATTCCCGTGGCTGCAAAATTATGAAACTATCAATATGTTGGCAAACCGAATTGCAACACCTCCTGATTATGAACGCTTGCCTGCACCTAACCATTCTTTTGCTGAATGGTTGAGAAATATTCCATTGAAGGAAGGAAATCCTCCTGTGTATCTTTTCAATGGACAAAAAAAAGGAAACCAACAAGCTCAATTTGCAGTGATAAACATGGATGTAGGCAAGGAGGATTTGCAGCAATGTGCGGATGCAGTGATGCGTTTGAGAGCTGAATATTTGTTGGCGACCAATCAGTTGGAAAAGATTCACTTCAATTTTACCAATGGCGACAAATGCGATTATCCAGCATGGAAAAAGGGGGTTCGTCCTGTCATTAACGGCAACAAAGTCAGCTGGTTGCAGAAAGCACAACCCGATGCTTCCTACGCAAACTTCAAAAAATACATGACCAAAGTTTTTCAGTTTGCAGGCACACACTCCTTGAGCAAAGAAATGAAGCCCGTTCGCCAATTGGCAGATATTGAAGCTGGGGATGTGTTTATTTATGGCGGTTTTCCTGGTCATGCAGTGATGGTAATGGATGTGGCGGTGCATCGAGAAACGGGTGAAAAAGTGTTCCTATTGGCGCAGAGTTATATGCCTGCTCAGGAAATGCACATATTGAAGAATCCGAATGTAGGAGAAAATACTCCGTGGTATCCCGCTGATTTTGAAGGAAAGTTGTTTACACCTGAATGGACTTTTGAGCAGGAACAATTGAAGCGGTTTTAG
- a CDS encoding MFS transporter: protein MTNIASNLYKLYWLKISKWFLLVMPIIVPFYQNNGLDVQQVMTIQSIFSIAVVLMEVPSGYLGDVLGRKKSLVIGSILIFVGYLFYSLTSSFVGFLLAAITLGIGTSFISGSDSALLYDTLQQLNRTTDYMRLEGKYYAIGNFAEAIAGITGGLLAAHFTLAFPFYCQTAISAIGIFAAMTLIEPERAKVFSANTNWQNIKQTIHYAFIANRELRWILIYASVMAGATITIAWFAQPYFLFAEVPLIYFGILWTALNVTVGIASWFAHKLENYFRAFGLMLGVCVLIVGGYLGAAFSPAMVGIVFLFVVYIGRGIATPTFNNFINSHTTSDMRATVLSLRSFMFRLIFAVLAPFMGWITDVYTVQEALMVAGVIFMVVSVVSLAVIWRMNKHEIDTTKKG from the coding sequence ATGACAAATATAGCATCCAATCTATACAAACTCTATTGGCTCAAAATATCGAAGTGGTTTTTGTTGGTCATGCCTATAATTGTTCCTTTCTATCAAAACAATGGTTTGGATGTGCAGCAGGTGATGACCATTCAATCCATTTTCTCCATAGCCGTTGTATTGATGGAGGTGCCTTCAGGTTATTTGGGAGATGTGTTGGGGCGCAAAAAATCGTTGGTCATAGGCAGTATTTTGATTTTTGTAGGCTATTTATTTTACAGTCTCACCAGCAGTTTTGTAGGTTTTCTCCTTGCAGCAATTACCCTCGGCATTGGCACAAGTTTCATTTCGGGATCAGATTCCGCTTTATTGTATGATACATTGCAACAACTCAACCGCACCACAGACTATATGCGATTGGAAGGAAAATACTACGCCATTGGCAATTTTGCAGAAGCCATTGCAGGAATAACAGGAGGATTGTTGGCTGCACATTTCACTTTAGCTTTCCCTTTTTACTGTCAAACCGCCATTTCTGCAATTGGAATTTTTGCAGCAATGACCCTCATTGAACCCGAAAGGGCAAAGGTTTTTTCTGCCAATACCAACTGGCAAAACATAAAACAAACCATTCATTATGCCTTCATTGCCAACCGAGAACTGCGATGGATACTCATTTATGCTTCGGTCATGGCAGGCGCAACGATTACGATTGCTTGGTTTGCACAGCCCTACTTTCTATTTGCAGAAGTGCCTTTGATTTATTTCGGCATCCTTTGGACAGCCTTGAACGTTACCGTAGGAATAGCCTCTTGGTTTGCCCATAAACTGGAAAATTATTTTCGGGCATTCGGTTTGATGTTGGGCGTTTGTGTGTTGATTGTAGGAGGATATTTGGGTGCAGCTTTTTCTCCTGCAATGGTAGGCATCGTCTTTTTATTTGTGGTTTACATCGGGCGAGGCATTGCCACACCAACTTTCAACAACTTCATCAACAGCCACACTACATCTGATATGCGGGCAACCGTTTTGTCGCTTCGATCCTTCATGTTTCGCTTGATTTTTGCTGTGCTTGCGCCTTTTATGGGTTGGATTACAGATGTCTATACAGTGCAAGAAGCTTTGATGGTGGCGGGAGTTATTTTTATGGTGGTCAGCGTGGTTAGTTTGGCGGTTATTTGGCGGATGAATAAGCATGAAATAGATACAACAAAAAAAGGCTAA